The DNA window GGTATGTTATTTGATATCTATGTATATGTTTGATAATGTAACTTTTGCAATTAGtgcaaattttaataaaattatgatattttatctaaaaaaaaaaaaaaaattcaaagcacATAGATGACGCTTCAGTCCGCTGTATGGTATTTTGTAGTAAACCAACTGGCCCTTCGTGCCCCCGCTAACTCGATCACAGTCTATCACCTTGTAAATTTATGGACTACAATATGTGACATTTTTTAtccaccaaaaaaaataataaaaaaaaggtgTGACATTTTTTGCTATCTATCGTCAATCAAAGAAGATGTGATTCATTGCACAGCGGAAGAGTTGAAAAACTGAACGAAATGTGAATGTCGAGTAAAGAGTTTATGGTCATTCGATTGGTGCTAGTTAGTGAGGAgggtgtttttgtttttgattaaGCGTAGATTACACCTGGCTAAGACTCTATCTATCTATTCAATATTACCACTCAATGACGATCAAAAGCCATTCCTCCAAGTGAGAGAAATGATGCTAATCTTATAATCAAGAAGTCACCCAATTCTTCTCACCATTTACATTTGCTGATCCTACTAAAGTAGGATTTCTTTACTGGCTGATCTATACCGgctggtttgtttggattgcttcatatttttccaattttatttgcttacatcatctctacaattttcaatacacctttttatcttcccaatatctttttatctcacatacatcacatcacaaaaagtgttacagtaaaaatatcccaaataatcccaaataacttacaatccaaacagacctTAGTTGTTGGGTCTAAATCTCACAATGAAGCTTCATCGCTGATTCTGTGGattgttagttttatttacaTCGTGTTTGTGCATGTCCACCTCACCCGAATTTGCTACTATAAAACAAATATACCGCTTTTATACGTTATAGACTAGTAAAAGATATACTACTATTACTGGTCTTTTTATAGTGGCAAAATACAAAAGTCACTCGTGTTTGGTGGCTTTGATTATTTGCAGTCAAGCTTCCATGTTCCCGGTAGTTTCTCCACGTGGCCTCTTTTATGACTGGCCAACTTGTGCTGGCTTCGTGGACATGGTTCATTGTTCCCATGGTAGGAGTTACTCTAACATACTCCTACTCTAATATCTTAGGGTAAGAAAAGGTTAACGGAATTTAGAGAAATCGACAGAAACTGAATCATCATCGGATCAGACAGATGCATTACACATTCATATGAATTTAGAAGAAATCACATATAATGACACATTGATAGGAGATAAGATTTGAATTCTTAACCTCCCACCTTATCAAGACTTAAAGTTTTTAGTAGTGACCAACAACTTAAATGATCGTTGGTTTTCATTGTTGGTATTGGTAGCTCAGAGTGAGAGATAAAAATGGTGGTCGGTGAGGGCTCAAAATGTAAAACTTATAGTAGTCCCAATTTGTAGTAGGAAACTCCCTTTTGCACTTGTGTTTCTTGACTTCTCCTATTTTGAGTTTGAAAGTAATCTGTATCCTACTTCAAGCATATACCAAGAAGGCAACAACCAAGTTCGTTCTTCATGCTCCCCTCACAGCATGCAAATGCAACACAAGTCTCCAACGCTTTCATCATTCACAACTTAAATGTTGCAGTACGAAATTTGATCTGCTCAGCAGTCAATTCTGCTAGTGGCAAAGGCGTTGATCCAACAACTTATCTATTATGAAGAAAAATTCCACCAATTAATACCAACTCAAGAATACTTGGAATTTAGCAGTGCAGCCAAGACTTACCCAGCATTAAAGTCAAATCAAAAAGGAATTTTGATTCTTAATgtgacaaaaagaaataagtaataCTACTAGTTTATCTGTCTCAATCAAAATAGTATATTAAAATGAACacgctttcttttttttctttttttgtaatCTCATTCAcaaatttcttgtccaaatatTTCTTTGTAATATATATTCACAATCAGGTTAACGTTTCCATCACAATGAGTATTCTACTAGTAGAAGGTTCCTGGTAAGTTAGTGGCCGGTGACTACACGGCAGTCAAAATTTGTGAACCCGATGAATATTCAGGAAACAActtaaggttttttttttttttttcttttttttaaggtGAAGTTTTGAAAGTTGGGAACGCCCAATCAACTGATGGCGGCTGGTCAAAAAACTCGCAAAATCTTTGAATAGAAAATTTCTACTCAGTTCTAAGTTCTTACCTTTGTACTTTTACGGTCGGCCCATTGATTAATTAAACCGCTTGTGGTTTTACTTGGCGAGGATCACGTGGTTCTTTTTACTGTTGTACTCAACGATTCGGTTGACCCGACGAACTTCATAAACTGTAgtaatttgtttttttcttttgggtcaTCGGGTTTTGGTTTCTGAGTTGCTTCTTGGTTCAAGACTTTTACTTTTGGTCTCCGGTGACAgcaatatatttttgtattatttttaTCCCAAATTTGTTTGGATAACTTGCTATTTgcaaatatatttatatttaattacatcatatacatatttttaattatttttttattttttcaatcactattttattttacatacatcatatcatatCGTATAAAAGTGTTAcattaatatataaaaaaattatttcaaataatatctTACCCAAACTGACTAATAATTGAACCAAGCAAACAAGAGCAGTTTTAGATAGACAAGAGGGGAGACCGCTAAGCAACAATTGCTAATTTCTTATGATATGAagtaagaaaggaaaaaaaaagtatggTAGGATACTGTGCAAAAGATATTTGATTTTTTCCCTTGAGTACGCATGCTTTTCATTTAATAGTGCGTAAAAAAAGGATTTAAGCCGAGATGGGGTTGTGGTCTATGAAtgatttctgttttggaaaatcataaccagcaaaaaaaaaaaaaacaaagaaaaataactTTTGTCAACTTCAAAGATTGCATGGCAATATTTTTGGGGAAGGGGGGGGGGATAGAGTTGGGTATTAAGGTAAAAGAGATTGTAAATTAATCTACTtaaacaaaatttaataaaactttcaaagatcataattaacaaataaatagGGATTCTCCTaaaataggatttttttttttttttttttgggtaagggAAGTAGGAATGTTTTAATGTCAAAGGTTTTAATCAAAAAATAGTCCAGGAAAAATGAAACGAGAAGCATGTGCGGATATTTGTCGGTGGTTGTCGGATAAATACAACAATGATAACATAATGATTGGGGTCCCACTTCATTAATAAGAGAGGTGAGagatatttttgaaacttcAAAACTGCTAAGCGACAAAACCTAAATCATCCCGAGAGAAAACGAAGATGGGACGGGACGTATGCGTATCCACGTGGCCGACAAATTGGGTCCATGAAAGAGAAAGCAATACAATGGAACCCAGACCCAATGCGTCATCAATAATTATGACGGCAAAAAATTTAAACAGCCATTAATCACATTTTGTCAGTAAAATATTTTATCCCTCAAATCGCTCACTTAATTCACGAGGAATTATTGGGCAACCAAGTGCaataataagaaaatgaaaaactgAAAGTGAAAAAGAAATTGTACCATATAAATGATAATATTATCACAATAAAAGTTTTCTTGAATCAACGTATACCCAACTGATCAAATCGTATTCCCAGCATTTTCATTTTCTCGACTTGGGTTCAGTCTAGGCTTCCCTCCACATAATCCACAGGAATTGATGAAGTGCAGCCTGACCGACCGGCCAATCTGCCGGGTGAATGCGCTTCGACCGTCTGGAAGACAATAATTTTAGGCCATAAAACTATGCACTTTTCTGGAAATAAACTGTCCCACGGATAACTAACTATCCACTTCACCCTCTTCATCAACTGTGCAGAAACCTTATCGTCAGTGCATTTCAACTTGCATCTCGACTTTGTATTCTTTTCATGAGCTGTCTATCAAGTTCGTCTAGAGTTATGGCATTTGCACAAATTTCTCTGTAAATGATCAATGCTTTAACACGGTTTTCTGGAATTTGGGAGCAAATATGCTTTCTACATTGGATGCTTTGTTACCTTATCAAACAATTTCGAGAAGAAGAAGCATACCACAGCGGCAACCGGGCACCTCTCTTGCTACTTATTTCAGTAGCCCGTTGTCATTCAACCCAATTTTCTCGGCTTTTTTATTCTCTTTGTGCTCAGCCATTCAATCAGTTGTCGGAATTTTGCGCTACAAGCCTTAGCTCAGGGTCTTAATGATACGGCTTTATATTCTCCTTTCCCACGAGATGCAGAATCCAGACGTGTCTTCCCCACAAATCCTTTTGGTACCCAACATGGTCAGGGCACGGTTAGCTATTCTTGTTAATCTAAAGGACATTTCGCATATCAACTATCCAAACCATAAAGTCGTAGACAATTGCAGACAACAACACACCTAGTTTTGTTACATTCGCAGCATATTCAATTATAAATCGTGCTTGTATTATTCTCTCTGTTTCTTACTACAAACCACCATGAACTGGAAATCCACATTTAACGCCTCGAATAGCCATCCATCATATTACACAAAATTTCTATCAGTTAAAGAACCAAGGAGAGCAGGGAGTTGGTAAAATGCAGAAAAAAAACTTTTGCAAGCATGCATCCCACTTTCAAAACAGTTTGCCTATTGATTGGGTTATACTTCAACCACTGTATTACCAGATACGAAATGATAAAAAGATGAGTAAAAGAGCAATCCTAAGAAAGAAGAGCTTCCATTTCTACAGCAGAAAAATAGACCAAAATTGCGTCCTGTTGCACTTTCAGCTTTGTCGTAACTTCACCAACTACTAAGAAAACCAAAAACTATAGTCACTCTCCAAAACCAAACGAAAAAAAGAATAAGCTCCCGCTTTGTCCCTAATGTAGAGAATCCATAAACACTGCAACCCCCCTCAGTCAAAGAGACTGAAGCCCATATCCTGCAAAAAATTGGAAGGATGGAAATGTCAGATGCCAAAACTTGAAATGATAAACCTAAAACAAGGGAAAATTAGTCAACGGCAAAAAGAATAATAGTCAATAAATGTAGATAGCCTGCTGTAAATGGGTCCGAGTGCTAACAGGCCTCTTGATCAAGTAGATGGAACTAGCAAAACCATTTCAATCAAGTGAGAGTGAAGGTTTTGATATCAAAGAAGAGGTGCATAAACAATTTAATCATCTCAGCATAACAACTTTTGCGGATCAAAATGATATAACCGCACTGACTATCATGACCTCACAATCCCATGTCATTTGTGTCAACAATATTATAGCAAACCAAGCCATATAATAGGCAAAAATTTTAACAACTGTGATCggagaggaaaaaaaactaGTACCGCACGATATGAGAATTAATCATACCTCATCAGATTCCTCTTTCTCTTCCACCTTCTCCTCTTTCTTGGACTCTGCAGCTGGGGCAGCAGCAGCTGCACTACCACCACCAGCAGAAGCAGCTGCTACTGCAACAGCCCCACCACCACCAGCAGGTACGGATGCCAACTTTTCACGGCCAGCTGCAATAAGCTCTGTGATATCCTTACCATTGACTTGTGACAAAAGGAGCTCAATCTTATCCTCATCAGCTTCAGCTCCAACTGACCACCCACAATAACCCCCAGTTAGAAAAGGAAAGATGACACAACCCATGCAACAAATACAGATGGGGGAACAGGCAATTCCCATGGCAACCCGCACATTATTAATGATTGGAACCTCATAAAAAAAAAGCCCCAAAAGCGAAAAGCATGACACACAAACTAAAATATCTCAAGGAACCTCAGTACTAGCCCAAAATGATATCAACTTCCATATGGAGCAAAACATTCTCCAACAACAAATGTATCTACTACAGGCCGTAATAGCATACTATCAGTATCCAACCATACTGCGCCCATAACAGACATCAAGGAAAGGTCATTCAGATATTGCCATTGTTTTGCATGCATTCAAAAACTAAGCACTGATTCCAATATAACTTTAAAAAGTACTTACATTTTGCTTTAAAAAAATGGAATTCCCGTTAAAGTATCATTAATTAGAAGTTGGAATCCTGGTAGAGTTTGCAACCATCTTGAAAGTAGCAAAAAAAAGTCCAGcaatttaaatttgtcaaatttataCACACATGTGCATAACGAAATACAACAGTCATTTGAAGTACCAGAGCACAAGATATTGGTGACATGCTCAGCGGAGGGGCAGGTGTTGCCGCCCAAAACAGCGAGCAAATAAGCTGCTACCACCTTcatctctttctcctttttattctttttttctgcTCAATTAAATACAAGCGTTGAAACATATGTCAATCCTCAAATAAAGTAGATATTACTTAAATGGCACACTAATTAAAACGACACAAAATCACGCAAGAGTAATCCTGTTGGAGATGGGGTCTGTACCTGGGCAGCTTTGGATCTGTGAAGGCAATGGAGCTGGAAATTGTGAGGATGATGCTCGGGATGTAAACCCTCGAACTTTTGTATATATAGCTAGGGTTTCTGGTTGGTTTTTAATTGCTCTGCGGGACTAGGAAATTGTGGTCGGGTCTGATTGGACCCGTATTCCTATCCGGGCCAGGGAAAGGGTTGGTTTTAAGCGGGTCACGTTTTTCATGGCTTACGCCTTACGGTTAACACCAGCTAAATTGTACTCCGATTTTCaagtttttatttcattttttttttaggaggATAGTTAGTTACACATCATTTATTTCATACATGACTAATTGGAAAAATAGTATatgcaattcaaaaataaaaaatttgatgaGCGAAAAAAGGTTAATTCAATTTTGCACCTTGAACGGTCGGGCTATACCCCATTTTCATTTCGGTCCTTAAACCTTAGTTTGGAACATTTAGTTCCATAAAGTTTTAAACTCGCTTCAATTTAATCTAATGATCAATGAAATGCacaaaatattaataaaataattttctctCTCAGTTATTTTATTACTAAAATCAGAGTACTCTGTTAATGGGGAATGACAAACAATTTGTTAATTTTTTACTAGCTTTTTACAGCGCATGCTATGCACGGAACTGCAAAATGattaaaattaatttaatcTTGAGACGAAgtatttgttattatttgtttgTGGAATTTGAAAGCGGTGAGATTTGGTAGAATTTATTAGAACTGTTTCTAATTGGCGAATACAAGGACTTGTAATGTGGTCAACCTCTAAAATATTTTAGATAGACTTTACTTGTTTTTTAACTTTTAGCACCTAAAATAAAATGTAAACCTTCCGTATAGAGGTATCTTATCTGTATAAAATATAAATGATTAGCTTAAAACACATGACGTGGAACAAATATAGACTTGTTTgcataaataaaaaatttcaagttGCAACTTGCGCAATTGATTAAATAGATTTAATCCAAATGGAATACCAAGAGTCCACAAACTTATTGTTAATTTCTTTCCCAACATTTATTACTAATATCTCATACATACATTTAGCGTCTTTTACTTTTTCTCATAAAATGACAAATTCTTACATTTAACGACGTAATGTGTATTAACTTTTCATACGGTCCAAGTACATGGGAAAGCATTTTGCTAGTTATTCTTTTGAGTttcagaaaagaaaaggagaattaCATAACACCTTGTCACAAAAGCAATGTATCAGAGTATCTCCTAAAGTTGATAACTTGGAGAAAGTATCGATGATGCtaaatgaaatatttttcaaatttcaccaAAGGGGCGTAACTGTCATAAAGCCTAAGCATCTTAGTACTGCGGTAGAGTTCTCCCATACTTCATGCTTGGTTAAGCACCGAGCATAGAGTCACATCCCAGATTCCACTGTCCACCGGCTTTAGAAATTGTAAAAGATCAGATTTCTTCCCCCCTTTATTGGGTGGGGAAGCATTTAAGCTGGGATTCCTATTACACAACAATGTATACGGCTTTTGGATGGTTGACATTGGTAAAACAacttatatagtttgaaaaaaatttcagtCATTGACTAAAGAGGTCGTGCCCTAAATTCTCAGCTCGTTATTTCATTCACCGGAGAATATTCAGTAACAGAAAATACATCACACAAACAAAGAGACCTGGTCAATGACTTTAAAAGCTCGTAGTTTACATATAAATCCTTCCAGAGAAAGGGAAACAAGTTGTAAGCACAATTGGATCCGTAATATCCAACTTTACACTGGGCAAAAGCCGACCATCGACTGCAGGGGACGTCGTCAGCTCATAAGAAAAACTACGGAGACCATGTATAGAATTACCCTGTAGAAGCCCCCGATCATACGTAATAAGACCTTCAAATCTTACTTGCAAAAGTGAGACCCTCCTTTGCCAACTCATCCAAGTTGTCGACTGGGGGCTGCACCCTTGCAACTTTGGCAATTGCCTTGTTTTCTTCAGGGGTGCCACTCTCCAGGAATGCACCAACGACCTTCCCATCTTTGATCCAATATGATCCAAATTTGTGAGTAGAAGAATCTGGACTGCTGTCTCCGAACAGCACTGTGTCTCCAACATTGTCACCATAGAATTGCCATGACAAATCAAAGGCACGAGAATAGAAGTATGGGAGATAGTCGTACTCATCAATAGACTTCCCTTGTTCTCTTGCAAAAATTGCCTGCTCAGATAAGACGTCTCTTATCAGTTATTGGCTTTCATTTGTGTAATTGGAAATgcacaaactttttttttatctttctcTGGGAAATATTTCATGGAAAATGTGACAAAATGGAAGA is part of the Coffea eugenioides isolate CCC68of chromosome 6, Ceug_1.0, whole genome shotgun sequence genome and encodes:
- the LOC113774773 gene encoding 60S acidic ribosomal protein P2A-like, translating into MKVVAAYLLAVLGGNTCPSAEHVTNILCSVGAEADEDKIELLLSQVNGKDITELIAAGREKLASVPAGGGGAVAVAAASAGGGSAAAAAPAAESKKEEKVEEKEESDEDMGFSLFD